In the genome of Raphanus sativus cultivar WK10039 chromosome 4, ASM80110v3, whole genome shotgun sequence, one region contains:
- the LOC108829302 gene encoding pentatricopeptide repeat-containing protein At3g29230 isoform X2, with product MTSLPVRAPSLVSSRRIFEEKLHELPRCANLTHVKQLHAQIIRRNLHQDLTIAPKLISALTLCRQLTLAVRVFNQVQRPNTHLCNSMIRAHALNSHPHQAFSFFFEMQRFGLYADNFTYPFLLKACSGQSWLPVVEMIHTHIEKLGLWSDIYVPNALIDCYSRCGGSGVKAAMKVFVKMGERDTVTWNSMLSGLVKAGELRDARKLFDEMPQRDLISWNTMLDGYARCKEMSEAFELFKVMPERSTVSWSTLVMGYSKAGDMEMARVMFDKMPVKNVVTWTIIIAGYAEKGLVKEADELVDEMVSAGLRFDAAAAISILAACAESGLFSLGMRVHSMIKRCNLGSDAHVLNALLDMYAKCGSIEKAFDVFNNMPKKDLVSWNTMLQGLGVHGHGKEALELFSRMRKEGIQPDKVTFIAVLCSCNHAGLVDEGIDYFYSMEKVYGLVPEIEHYGCLVDLLGRGGRLKEAIKVVQTMPMEPNVVIFGALLGACRMHNEVDIAKEVLDHLVRLDPSDPGNYSLLSNIYAAAEDWKGVANIRSKMKSMGVEKPSGASLIHLEDGIHEFTVFDKSHPDSDQIYEVLGSLIEPPDTEM from the exons ATGACGTCGCTCCCCGTCCGAGCACCATCACTGGTCTCTTCCCGGAGAATCTTCGAGGAGAAACTCCACGAACTCCCCAGGTGCGCCAACCTAACCCACGTGAAGCAGCTCCACGCCCAGATCATCCGGCGAAACCTCCACCAAGACCTAACCATCGCTCCGAAGCTAATCTCCGCCCTCACTCTCTGCCGCCAGCTGACTCTAGCCGTTAGGGTTTTCAACCAAGTCCAGCGACCCAACACCCATCTCTGCAATTCGATGATCAGAGCTCACGCGCTGAACTCTCACCCTCACCAagctttctcctttttcttCGAAATGCAGAGATTCGGACTCTACGCTGATAATTTCACATACCCTTTTCTCCTCAAAGCCTGTTCGGGCCAGTCTTGGCTCCCTGTGGTGGAGATGATACACACCCACATCGAAAAATTAGGGCTTTGGTCTGATATCTATGTGCCCAACGCGCTTATCGATTGCTACTCGAGGTGCGGTGGTTCGGGTGTTAAGGCCGCGATGAAGGTGTTTGTGAAGATGGGTGAGAGGGATACTGTGACTTGGAACTCGATGCTGAGCGGGCTTGTGAAGGCGGGGGAGTTGAGGGATGCGCGGAAgctgttcgatgaaatgcctcAGAGGGATTTGATTAGCTGGAATACGATGTTGGATGGTTACGCTAGGTGTAAAGAGATGAGTGAAGCGTTTGAGCTGTTTAAGGTGATGCCTGAGAGGAGCACTGTGTCTTGGTCGACGTTGGTGATGGGGTATAGCAAAGCTGGGGATATGGAGATGGCTAGGGTTATGTTTGATAAGATGCCGGTTAAGAATGTGGTCACGTGGACTATTATCATTGCTGGGTATGCGGAGAAGGGGCTTGTGAAGGAGGCTGATGAGTTGGTCGATGAAATGGTGAGTGCGGGACTGAGATTTGATGCTGCTGCTGCGATTAGTATCTTGGCTGCTTGCGCTGAGTCTGGTTTGTTCAGTTTAGGGATGAGGGTTCACTCCATGATTAAAAGGTGTAACTTAGGTTCTGATGCTCATGTGTTGAATGCGCTACTTGATATGTATGCAAAATGTGGGAGCATAGAAAAAGCGTTTGATGTGTTTAACAACATGCCGAAGAAGGACCTTGTCTCTTGGAACACTATGCTCCAAGGTCTAGGCGTTCATGGCCACGGAAAGGAAGCGCTTGAGCTTTTCTCGAGAATGAGAAAGGAAGGGATCCAGCCTGATAAAGTCACGTTCATTGCTGTTTTGTGTTCCTGCAATCACGCTGGTCTCGTGGATGAAGGCATAGATTACTTCTACTCAATGGAGAAAGTGTATGGACTTGTTCCAGAAATTGAACACTATGGCTGTCTTGTTGACCTATTAGGTCGAGGTGGGCGGTTAAAGGAAGCTATTAAGGTTGTCCAAACAATGCCTATGGAACCAAATGTTGTGATTTTCGGTGCTCTTCTTGGAGCGTGCAGGATGCATAACGAGGTGGATATTGCTAAAGAAGTCCTGGATCACCTGGTTAGATTAGACCCTTCTGACCCGGGGAACTACTCGCTGCTGTCAAATATTTACGCAGCAGCAGAAGATTGGAAAGGGGTTGCTAACATAAGGTCAAAGATGAAGAGTATGGGAGTAGAGAAACCATCTGGAGCTAGCTTGATTCATTTGGAAGATGGGATACACGAATTCACAGTGTTTGACAAATCACACCCAGATTCTGATCAAATATACGAGGTGCTCGGTAGTCTAATCGAACCTCCAGATACCG AGATGTAG
- the LOC130510709 gene encoding egg cell-secreted protein 1.4-like produces the protein MEHTSRALVLALVLCVAVLITPGAAHDQPPRSESPINLEKCWSSLFNVHGCVLELFQSVFSGKFGDVGTACCKAFSTIDANCWPHMFPLNPFFPPLVKDNCAQIVPNLP, from the coding sequence ATGGAACACACATCAAGAGCATTAGTCTTAGCTTTAGTTCTATGTGTTGCGGTTCTAATCACTCCAGGAGCGGCTCATGACCAACCACCACGATCAGAATCTCCTATCAACTTAGAGAAATGCTGGTCATCTCTCTTTAATGTCCATGGATGTGTACTCGAACTCTTTCAATCGGTTTTCTCAGGCAAGTTTGGAGACGTTGGAACCGCGTGCTGCAAGGCGTTTTCGACCATAGATGCTAACTGCTGGCCTCACATGTTCCCGTTGAACCCGTTCTTCCCACCTCTTGTTAAAGACAACTGTGCTCAAATTGTTCCAAACTTACCATAA
- the LOC108829292 gene encoding chorismate mutase 1, chloroplastic translates to MEASLSMMKSSFSSPATVFLSHHHRRTSRPISPTLHKASFSVRCSLPPSKPPQRSGASSVHAVMTLAGSLIGKKRVDESESLTLEGIRNSLIRQEDSIIFGLLERAKYCYNADTYDPTAFDMDGFNGSLVEYMLQGTEKLHAKVGRFKSPDEHPFFPQDLPEPMLPPLQYPKVLHFAADSININNKIWNMYFRDLVPRLVKKGDDGNYGSTAVCDAICLQSLSKRIHYGKFVAEAKFQASPEAYEPAIRAQDKDALMDMLTFPAVEEAVKKRVEMKTRTYGQEVKVGVKEKEEEEEVNNESQVYKISPILVGHLYGDWIMPLTKEVQVEYLLRRLD, encoded by the exons ATGGAGGCGTCATTGTCGATGATGAAATCGTCCTTCTCTTCTCCCGCGACTGTGTTCCTCAGCCACCACCATAGACGCACCTCACGACCTATATCTCCCACGTTACACAAAGCTTCCTTCTCTGTTCGCTGTTCTCTCCCTCCCTCGAAGCCTCCACAACGCTCCGGAGCCAGCTCTGTTCACGCCGTTATGACTCTCGCTGG ATCGTTGATAGGGAAGAAACGAGTGGATGAGAGCGAGAGTTTGACTCTGGAAGGTATCCGGAACTCTTTGATCAGACAAGAGGACAGCATTATATTTGGTCTGTTGGAGAGAGCCAAGTACTGTTACAATGCTGATACTTATGATCCTACTGCCTTCGACATGGATGGTTTCAACGGCTCTTTGGTTGAGTACATGCTCCAAGGCACCGAGAAGCTTCACGCTAAG GTTGGTAGGTTCAAGAGCCCTGATGAACATCCTTTCTTCCCTCAAGATTTACCTGAGCCTATGTTGCCTCCTCTTCAGTACCCAAAG GTATTGCATTTTGCTGCTGATTCGATCAACATAAACAACAAGATATGGAACATGTACTTTAGAGACCTTGTCCCAAGACTAGTGAAGAAAGGTGATGATGGTAACTACGGATCAACAGCTGTGTGTGACGCTATCTGCCTTCAG TCTCTTTCAAAGAGGATCCATTACGGTAAATTTGTTGCAGAGGCCAAGTTCCAAGCCTCACCCGAGGCATACGAGCCTGCCATCAGAGCACAA GATAAGGATGCATTGATGGATATGCTGACATTCCCGGCGGTGGAGGAGGCGGTGAAGAAGAGAGTTGAGATGAAAACACGAACATACGGGCAAGAAGTGAAAGTGGGCGttaaggagaaagaagaagaagaagaggtgaaTAATGAATCTCAAGTTTACAAGATCAGTCCGATCTTGGTTGGCCACTTGTATGGAGATTGGATCATGCCCTTGACAAAAGAGGTTCAAGTGGAGTACTTGCTCAGACGACTAGACTGA
- the LOC108829299 gene encoding egg cell-secreted protein 1.4-like, producing the protein MEHTSRALVLVLVLCVAVMITPGAAHDQPPQSESPINLEKCWSPLFNVNGCVLELFQSVFSGKFGDVGTACCKAFSTIDANCWPHMFPLNPFFPPLVKDNCAQIVPNLP; encoded by the coding sequence ATGGAACACACATCAAGAGCATTAGTCTTAGTTTTAGTTCTATGTGTTGCGGTTATGATCACTCCAGGAGCGGCTCATGACCAACCACCACAATCAGAATCTCCTATCAACTTAGAGAAATGCTGGTCACCTCTTTTTAATGTCAATGGATGTGTACTCGAACTCTTCCAGTCGGTTTTCTCAGGCAAGTTTGGAGACGTTGGAACCGCGTGCTGCAAGGCGTTTTCGACCATAGATGCTAACTGCTGGCCTCACATGTTCCCATTGAACCCGTTCTTCCCACCTCTTGTTAAAGACAACTGTGCTCAGATTGTTCCAAACTTACCATAA
- the LOC108829303 gene encoding uncharacterized protein LOC108829303, whose amino-acid sequence MDACFLTSRSISGVKELVPFIKPRLFSCPKRSSCQFLTRKFASPFSVNCSLSDSWKPLDDDCVNNSTSDADWREFRARLVAGEQAATSEKDTSSWSNPDMVVDCPSSSSTLITVGNKWAHKIHEPEPGCLLIATEKLDGVHIFEKTVILILSVGPSGPIGVILNRPSLMSIKETKSTVLDVAGTFSDKRLFFGGPLEEGLFLVSPRSGGDNEVAKSGVFRQVMKGLYYGTRESVGLAAEMVKRKLVGRSELRFFDGYCGWEKEQLKAEILGGYWTVAACSSSVVELGSAVQSHGLWDEVLGLIGPQTGSVI is encoded by the exons ATGGATGCTTGTTTTCTTACCTCAAGATCAATCTCTGGTGTCAAAGAGCTTGTCCCGTTCATCAAACCTAGACTCTTTTCTTGCCCCAAGAGAAGTTCCTGCCAGTTCCTCACCAGGAAGTTTGCTTCTCCGTTCTCTGTAAATT GTTCTCTTTCGGATTCATGGAAGCCACTGGACGATGATTGTGTCAACAATTCAACATCAGATGCTGACTGGAGAGAGTTCAGGGCAAGGCTGGTGGCTGGAGAGCAAGCTGCAACCTCTGAGAAGGACACGTCCTCGTGGTCTAACCCTGACATGGTGGTTGACTGTCCCTCGTCATCGTCCACACTGATCACAGTTGGAAACAAATGGGCACACAAGATCCACGAGCCAGAGCCAGGGTGTCTCCTAATCGCTACAGAGAAGCTAGATGGAGTCCACATCTTCGAAAAGACAGTGATCCTCATCCTCTCTGTTGGACCTTCAGGTCCTATAGGAGTCATACTCAACCGTCCATCGCTTATGTCTATCAAGGAGACAAAATCAACGGTGTTAGACGTGGCGGGAACGTTTTCAGACAAGAGGCTCTTCTTTGGTGGGCCTTTGGAAGAAGGGTTGTTCCTGGTGAGTCCGAGGAGTGGCGGGGACAACGAGGTTGCGAAGAGCGGAGTGTTCAGACAAGTGATGAAAGGATTGTACTATGGGACGAGGGAGAGTGTGGGATTGGCTGCAGAGATGGTGAAGAGGAAGTTGGTGGGAAGAAGTGAGCTAAGATTCTTTGATGGGTATTGCGGTTGGGAAAAGGAGCAGTTGAAAGCAGAGATCTTGGGAGGGTACTGGACTGTGGCTGCTTGTAGCTCGAGTGTTGTTGAGCTTGGTTCTGCTGTTCAGAGTCATGGTCTTTGGGATGAGGTTCTTGGACTTATTGGTCCTCAAACTGGCTCTGTTATCTAA
- the LOC108829306 gene encoding uncharacterized protein LOC108829306, whose amino-acid sequence MATAWVTCSLLLSPLNKQPTRLKLPNPNTLPLRSPYGTRSLSIKSMAVQEDDKRTSEESMSIDNLRGFVDLNVGKWTGSFHQFDGDGNLLHKIDTRLSASSYGEDELISLNQSLYIKQATSGTSVVEEEEEEEAEWVEYKIKETNMFTVDKYQQIGFFPKERAFSLRYQTAGMLDTTLRQGVLGEDDTGEESPRFLKLPSRRPALVCENCLYSNQTDRRARAFHIMDPKGVLEMLIVFLEERGLENLLHPVLDDSQGDGERITPFLGTWKGRSITKRSGVYGSTLSEADTVAVLDINDQGQVVQDISSTSDVKNVTTNVHWVGEMSKNLVTFAEGYQMTLLPGGMYMGCPCDVAKSVAELKSFHLEFCWLESSGSRQRLVRTYDHEGLAVSSTYFSETKV is encoded by the exons atGGCTACTGCTTGGGTCACTTGCTCACTTCTCCTCTCTCCACTAAACAAACAACCCACACGATTAAAACTCCCGAACCCAAACACCCTTCCTTTACGCTCTCCATATGGAACCAGAAGCCTTTCCATCAAGTCCATGGCGGTCCAAGAAGACGACAAAAGAACGAGCGAGGAGTCAATGAGCATTGACAACTTACGCGGATTCGTCGACCTCAACGTCGGAAAATGGACCGGCTCCTTCCAC CAATTTGATGGAGATGGGAATCTCTTGCATAAGATTGACACTCGGCTCTCTGCTAGTTCGTATGGAGAAGATGAGCTCATTAGCCTTAATCAATC GTTATATATAAAGCAGGCAACATCAGGCACTTCAGTtgttgaagaagaggaagaagaggaagctgaGTGGGTAGAATACAAAATCAAAGAGACCAATATGTTCACTGTCGACAAGTATCAACAG ATTGGATTCTTCCCCAAGGAGAGAGCATTTTCACTGAGGTATCAGACCGCTGGAATGTTGGATACCACGTTAAGGCAAGGCGTTCTCGGAGAAGATGACACTGGAGAAGAATCACCCAG gtttCTCAAGCTTCCATCTCGGCGTCCTGCCTTAGTATGTGAGAACTGCTTGTATTCTAATCAGACGGATAGAAGAGCTAGAGCCTTTCACATCATGGATCCTAAAGGCGTTCTTGAAATGCTTATTGTGTTCCTCGAGGAGAGAGGGCTAGAGAATCTCCTTCATCCAGTCCTCGATGATTCTCAG GGTGATGGAGAAAGAATCACCCCATTTCTCGGTACTTGGAAAGGTCGTTCAATAACAAAACGAAGTGGTGTCTACGGATCAACACTATCCGAAGCCGATACTGTTGCTGTTCTTGACATTAATGACCAAGGTCAAGTAGTCCAG GATATTTCCTCGACGTCCGATGTGAAAAACGTGACGACAAATGTGCACTGGGTGGGTGAAATGTCGAAGAACTTGGTTACATTCGCGGAAGGTTACCAGATGACGCTGTTACCAGGTGGTATGTACATGGGATGTCCCTGTGACGTGGCAAAGAGCGTTGCTGAGTTGAAGTCATTCCATTTAGAGTTCTGCTGGCTTGAATCTTCAGGGTCAAGACAGAGACTCGTACGCACATATGACCATGAAGGTTTGGCTGTCTCATCTACTTATTTTTCTGAGACCAAAGTGTGA
- the LOC108829302 gene encoding pentatricopeptide repeat-containing protein At3g29230 isoform X1: MTSLPVRAPSLVSSRRIFEEKLHELPRCANLTHVKQLHAQIIRRNLHQDLTIAPKLISALTLCRQLTLAVRVFNQVQRPNTHLCNSMIRAHALNSHPHQAFSFFFEMQRFGLYADNFTYPFLLKACSGQSWLPVVEMIHTHIEKLGLWSDIYVPNALIDCYSRCGGSGVKAAMKVFVKMGERDTVTWNSMLSGLVKAGELRDARKLFDEMPQRDLISWNTMLDGYARCKEMSEAFELFKVMPERSTVSWSTLVMGYSKAGDMEMARVMFDKMPVKNVVTWTIIIAGYAEKGLVKEADELVDEMVSAGLRFDAAAAISILAACAESGLFSLGMRVHSMIKRCNLGSDAHVLNALLDMYAKCGSIEKAFDVFNNMPKKDLVSWNTMLQGLGVHGHGKEALELFSRMRKEGIQPDKVTFIAVLCSCNHAGLVDEGIDYFYSMEKVYGLVPEIEHYGCLVDLLGRGGRLKEAIKVVQTMPMEPNVVIFGALLGACRMHNEVDIAKEVLDHLVRLDPSDPGNYSLLSNIYAAAEDWKGVANIRSKMKSMGVEKPSGASLIHLEDGIHEFTVFDKSHPDSDQIYEVLGSLIEPPDTGELVAAG; the protein is encoded by the coding sequence ATGACGTCGCTCCCCGTCCGAGCACCATCACTGGTCTCTTCCCGGAGAATCTTCGAGGAGAAACTCCACGAACTCCCCAGGTGCGCCAACCTAACCCACGTGAAGCAGCTCCACGCCCAGATCATCCGGCGAAACCTCCACCAAGACCTAACCATCGCTCCGAAGCTAATCTCCGCCCTCACTCTCTGCCGCCAGCTGACTCTAGCCGTTAGGGTTTTCAACCAAGTCCAGCGACCCAACACCCATCTCTGCAATTCGATGATCAGAGCTCACGCGCTGAACTCTCACCCTCACCAagctttctcctttttcttCGAAATGCAGAGATTCGGACTCTACGCTGATAATTTCACATACCCTTTTCTCCTCAAAGCCTGTTCGGGCCAGTCTTGGCTCCCTGTGGTGGAGATGATACACACCCACATCGAAAAATTAGGGCTTTGGTCTGATATCTATGTGCCCAACGCGCTTATCGATTGCTACTCGAGGTGCGGTGGTTCGGGTGTTAAGGCCGCGATGAAGGTGTTTGTGAAGATGGGTGAGAGGGATACTGTGACTTGGAACTCGATGCTGAGCGGGCTTGTGAAGGCGGGGGAGTTGAGGGATGCGCGGAAgctgttcgatgaaatgcctcAGAGGGATTTGATTAGCTGGAATACGATGTTGGATGGTTACGCTAGGTGTAAAGAGATGAGTGAAGCGTTTGAGCTGTTTAAGGTGATGCCTGAGAGGAGCACTGTGTCTTGGTCGACGTTGGTGATGGGGTATAGCAAAGCTGGGGATATGGAGATGGCTAGGGTTATGTTTGATAAGATGCCGGTTAAGAATGTGGTCACGTGGACTATTATCATTGCTGGGTATGCGGAGAAGGGGCTTGTGAAGGAGGCTGATGAGTTGGTCGATGAAATGGTGAGTGCGGGACTGAGATTTGATGCTGCTGCTGCGATTAGTATCTTGGCTGCTTGCGCTGAGTCTGGTTTGTTCAGTTTAGGGATGAGGGTTCACTCCATGATTAAAAGGTGTAACTTAGGTTCTGATGCTCATGTGTTGAATGCGCTACTTGATATGTATGCAAAATGTGGGAGCATAGAAAAAGCGTTTGATGTGTTTAACAACATGCCGAAGAAGGACCTTGTCTCTTGGAACACTATGCTCCAAGGTCTAGGCGTTCATGGCCACGGAAAGGAAGCGCTTGAGCTTTTCTCGAGAATGAGAAAGGAAGGGATCCAGCCTGATAAAGTCACGTTCATTGCTGTTTTGTGTTCCTGCAATCACGCTGGTCTCGTGGATGAAGGCATAGATTACTTCTACTCAATGGAGAAAGTGTATGGACTTGTTCCAGAAATTGAACACTATGGCTGTCTTGTTGACCTATTAGGTCGAGGTGGGCGGTTAAAGGAAGCTATTAAGGTTGTCCAAACAATGCCTATGGAACCAAATGTTGTGATTTTCGGTGCTCTTCTTGGAGCGTGCAGGATGCATAACGAGGTGGATATTGCTAAAGAAGTCCTGGATCACCTGGTTAGATTAGACCCTTCTGACCCGGGGAACTACTCGCTGCTGTCAAATATTTACGCAGCAGCAGAAGATTGGAAAGGGGTTGCTAACATAAGGTCAAAGATGAAGAGTATGGGAGTAGAGAAACCATCTGGAGCTAGCTTGATTCATTTGGAAGATGGGATACACGAATTCACAGTGTTTGACAAATCACACCCAGATTCTGATCAAATATACGAGGTGCTCGGTAGTCTAATCGAACCTCCAGATACCGGTGAGCTGGTTGCTGCTGGATAA
- the LOC108852343 gene encoding egg cell-secreted protein 1.4-like — MEHTSRALVLVLVLCVAVMITPGAAHDQPPRSESPINLEKCWSSLFNVHGCVLELFQSVFSGKFGDVGTACCKAFSTIDANCWPHMFPLNPFFPPLVKDNCAQIVPNLP; from the coding sequence ATGGAACACACATCAAGAGCATTAGTCTTAGTTTTAGTTCTATGTGTTGCGGTTATGATCACTCCAGGAGCGGCTCATGACCAACCACCACGATCAGAATCTCCTATCAACTTAGAGAAATGCTGGTCATCTCTTTTTAATGTCCATGGATGTGTACTCGAACTCTTCCAGTCGGTTTTCTCAGGCAAGTTCGGAGACGTTGGAACCGCGTGCTGCAAGGCGTTTTCGACCATAGATGCTAACTGCTGGCCTCACATGTTCCCGTTGAACCCGTTCTTCCCACCTCTTGTTAAAGACAACTGTGCTCAAATTGTTCCAAACTTACCATAA